Proteins found in one Kwoniella bestiolae CBS 10118 chromosome 1, complete sequence genomic segment:
- a CDS encoding translation elongation factor Tu — protein MSGGPPPPNGFNPGAFEFRPGQGAPFVPRGQSQQQQQQGFPGQGQQGYGGYGQYGQQQGSYGGYPQQGYGGYPQYGGQQGGYPQQSQSGAYIPPNARGNFQQQAPVRNVQGFQPPNLPPTSSSPKPDSTPAAAGKPVSLSIGGAPKAAPSLSIGGGAPKAAPSLSMGGGAPKAAPSLSIGGGAPKAAPSLSIGGSAPKAAPSLSIGGAPKAAPSLSIGGGKKPEEKKEEEKPAPAAEEATPAPAAPAATTDAQVKVVSSTSDAPAASSTPAPASVAASGTSTPSGTNYTKVSAKNDADAILKEQAAAGAEALKDLYGDDVKDTNSKSHLNIIFTGHVDAGKSTMGGQLLFLTGAVDKRTMEKYEQEAKAAGRETWYLSWALDSNKEERAQGKTIEVGRSYFESEKRRYTILDAPGHKTYVPSMISGAAQADVAILVLSARKGEFETGFEREGQTREHAMLIKNNGVNKLIVAVNKMDDPTVQWDKERYDDICKKITPFLKSVGFNPKTDLTFIPVSGQIAQNIKDRIDKKIAPWYEGPSLLEHLDEMQVMERDIDAGLIFPVNEKYAELGTMVMGKIEAGRVKKGNKLLLMPNKTPVEVSAVYAETGEELEQGFAGESARIRISGISDKDITPGFVLCSPQQPVKTVTAFRADLSIIEAKNIICGGYTCVLHVHTLAEEVTLTALLAYFDKKTLEKSKKPPQFAKQGMLVSVLIETTAPICIETYKDSKILGRFSLRDEGKTVAIGKVTKLIEKPEDLPNVAGLTLAGNAA, from the exons ATGTCAGGTGgtccaccccctcccaacgGTTTCAACCCCGGTGCATTCGAGTTCAGACCCGGACAAGGTGCACCCTTTGTCCCCCGTGGTCAatcacaacaacaacaacagcaagGATTCCCAGGACAAGGCCAGCAAGGATATGGAGGGTACGGTCAATACGGCCAACAACAAGGTAGTTATGGTGGATACCCTCAACAAGGTTATGGAGGATACCCTCAATACGGAGGTCAACAGGGCGGATATCCccaacaatcccaatctGGAGCCTACATACCACCCAATGCTAGAGGTAACTTCCAACAACAAGCTCCCGTAAGAAATGTCCAGGGATTCCAACCTCCAAACTTACCTCCTACTTCCTCATCGCCTAAACCCGACTCCACCCCTGCAGCAGCTGGTAAACCCGTATCATTGTCTATTGGAGGTGCCCCCAAAGCTGCTCCATCACTTTCTATCGGCGGAGGTGCCCCTAAAGCTGCTCCATCACTCTCCATGGGAGGAGGTGCGCCAAAGGCTGCTCCGTCGCTCTCTATTGGCGGTGGTGCGCCAAAAGCTGCCCCTTCGTTATCAATCGGAGGTAGTGCTCCCAAGGCCGCTCCCTCGTTATCAATCGGTGGTGCCCCTAAAGCTGCTCCTTCATTATCAATCGGCGGAGGCAAGAAAcccgaagagaagaaggaagaagaaaaaccCGCTCcagcagctgaagaagcCACACCCGCCCCTGCAGCACCAGCAGCTACCACCGATGCTCAAGTCAAAGTtgtctcttccacctcagACGCACCTGcagcttcttccaccccCGCGCCCGCATCCGTCGCTGCCTCAGGAACATCCACACCATCCGGAACGAACTACACCAAAGTCTCAGCGAAGAACGACGCGGATGCCATCTTAAAGGAACAGGCAGCTGCCGGAGCTGAAGCCCTGAAAGATCTGTACGGGGACGACGTAAAAGATACCAATTCGAAATCCCACTtgaacatcatcttcacagGACATGTAGATGCTGGTAAATCCACTATGGGTGGTCAACTCTTGTTTTTGACCGGAGCGGTAGATAAGAGGACAATGGAGAAGTACGAGCAAGAGGCCAAAGCTGCTGGAAGGGAGACGTGGTACCTCTCCTGGGCTCTTGATTCgaacaaggaggaaagggCTCAGGGAAAGACCATCGAAGTTGGACGATCGTACTTCGAGAGTGAGAAGCGGAGGTACACCATCTTGGACGCTCCGGGTCATAAAACTTATGTACCTTCTATGATCTCTGGTGCGGCTCAGGCTGATGTGGCTATCTTG GTCCTCTCCGCAAGAAAAGGTGAATTCGAAACTGGATTCGAAAGGGAAGGTCAAACAAGAGAACACGCAATGTTAATCAAGAACAACGGTGTAAACAAATTGATCGTCGCTGTAaacaagatggatgatccaaCGGTACAATGGGATAAAGAGAG ATACGACGATATCTGCAAGAAGATCACTCCTTTCCTTAAATCAGTAGGATTTAACCCCAAGACCGACCTTACTTTCATCCCTGTATCAGGTCAGATCGCTCAGAACATCAAGGATAGGATAGATAAGAAGATTGCGCCATGGTACGA GGGTCCTTCGCTTCTCGAACACCTAGATGAGATGCAGGTTATGGAGAGAGATATCGACGCCGGGTTGATATTCCCAGTCAACGAGAAGTATGCTGAGCTCG GTACGATGGTGATGGGTAAGATTGAGGCGGGCAGGGTCAAGAAGGGGAACAAATTACTTTTGATGCCCAACAAA ACACCCGTTGAAGTCAGTGCGGTATATGCTGAGACTGGAGAAGAACTAGAACAAGGATTTGCAGGGGAGAGTGCTAGAATCAGGATCAGTGGTATCTCCGATAAAGACATAACGCCAGGATTCGTATTGTGTTCTCCTCAACAACCAGTCAAGACCGTCACTGCTTTCCGGGCCGATCTGAGTATCATCGAAGCTAAGAATATCATTTGTGGAGGTTATACTTGTGTTCTCCATGTTCACACATTAGCTGAGGAGGTGACTTTGACG GCTTTACTCGCATACTTTGACAAGAAGACTCTTGA AAAGTCGAAGAAGCCACCTCAATTCGCCAAACAAGGAATGTTGGTCTCCGTCCTCATAGAAACTACTGCTCCTATCTGTATCGAGACGTACAAGGACTCCAAGATCTTGGGTAGATTCTCACTGCGTGACGAAG GTAAAACAGTGGCAATTGGAAAAGTCACCAAACTCATCGAGAAGCCCGAAGACCTGCCTAACGTCGCCGGACTTACACTTGCTGGTAACGCTGCTTAA
- a CDS encoding methionine-tRNA ligase, beta subunit, whose protein sequence is MSNVSEFVSAAERADPSLVGSNDKDKAEITKLVNETEGYVKDLSALNEKLTPLTYLYSNAPSSADVSLYAHLHPALITAPTTQHPQQPSLLRYFLQIQSLDAVQSAQKSLPNSFPSLDIDVSSLAVPERKAPPPKVKKEKKPAAAAQPGGVTGAVSNAVSGAVNAATSAAGAAAETAVNAATAVKDAVVGAPAQEGKKKEKKEKKEKAPKPQAVKEEPTGPLPSMIDMRVGKVLDVKRHPDADSLYVESIDVGEEEPRTVCSGLVKYMSEDQIRGATIVVICNLKPVTMRGVKSYAMLLCASSKDGKDEGGIEFVYPPEGSQPGERIYFEGEKYENAKPEAQLNPKKKVFETIQPGFTTLDTKEAAWIDPETKTVHKIRTKDGVLTTKTLIGASLS, encoded by the exons ATGTCAAACGTATCCGAATTCGTATCAGCAGCCGAACGAGCTGATCCCTCTTTGGTCGGGTCAAACGATAAAGACAAAGCAGAGATTACCAAGCTTGTGAACGAAACTGAAGGATACGTCAAGGACTTGAGC GCCCTCAACGAGAAGCTTACTCCGCTTACATACCTTTATTCCAatgctccttcttcagctgatgTGAGCTTGTATGCTCATTTACATCCTGCTTTG ATCACCGCACCAACCACCCAACACCCGCAACAACCCTCTCTCCTCCGATacttcctccaaatccaatctCTCGACGCTGTCCAATCGGCTCAGAAATCCCTCCCCAATTCCTTCCCTTCATTGGACATTGACGTCTCATCCCTTGCTGTCCCAGAGAGGAAAGCTCCCCCACCtaaagtgaagaaggagaagaaacccgctgctgctgcccAACCTGGCGGAGTTACCGGTGCTGTCAGCAACGCCGTATCCGGTGCCGTCAACGCTGCTACCTCCGCTGCCGGCGCTGCCGCCGAGACAGCTGTCAACGCCGCTACAGCCGTGAAAGATGCCGTTGTGGGTGCACCAGCCcaagaaggaaagaagaaggagaagaaggagaagaaagagaaagcaCCCAAACCACAGGCAGTCAAGGAGGAACCCACAGGTCCATTACCCAGTATGATCGATATGAGGGTCGGTAAAGTGCTTGATGTGAAGAGACACCCTGATGCAGATAGTTTGTATGTCGAGTCTATCGATGtaggggaggaggaacccAGGACGGTTTGTTCGGGTTTGGTCAAGTATATGAGCGAGGATCAAATTAGGGGTGCGACTATTGTTGTTATT TGCAACCTCAAGCCCGTCACTATGCGAGGTGTCAAATCCTATGCGATGCTCTTATGTGCGTCctcaaaggatgggaaagacgAGGGGGGTATCGAGTTTGTCTATCCTCCCGAGGGGTCTCAACCTGGTGAAAGGATCTACTTTGAAGGGGAGAAGTACGAGA ATGCCAAGCCCGAAGCTCAGCTCAACCCCAAGAAAAAAGTATTCGAAACCATCCAACCGGGTTTCACAACCCTCGATACCAAAGAGGCAGCATGGATCGACCCCGAGACCAAGACCGTCCATAAGATCAGGACGAAGGATGGTGTATTGACTACCAAGACTCTTATCGGGGCTAGTTTGTCATAG